The Anguilla rostrata isolate EN2019 chromosome 1, ASM1855537v3, whole genome shotgun sequence nucleotide sequence AGGTGTCAGACAGTAGTGTTTAgagcacacccaaacacacaagtGCGTACTCCCGTCTGAACTGTCCCTCCTCCTACTTATCCGGAACCATTcgcatttctgttttcatctttaCATCGGTGCAAGGTCGTCTTTTCATTTAGCGTAGCCTTTCTCAGGTATACGCAGTAAACAGTCATCTCTGCTTCGGTTGGTCTGGCGTTTCTTCCCCCGCTATTATAAAGAAATAACAGTCTTTTCCACTCCAGACACCCAGAATATAGCTATTATACAGTcttcaatatgtttttttttaatacgtGGGTCCATACGTCAGGACTGCGAGGGGGAGGCTGAGGTTTGATTCAAGCTCATCAAATCAAAGTATGCCACAAAACCTAAATTCAAATTTTGCCTTTAAGGATGTCCATGCAGGTACACTGGAGAAAGTGTGTTAGAACTGACATCATGCATGTGCACAGCATACATGTCCAGTTTTCATAGACAACATGGGAAAGTGCAATTGGAGGCCTTGTAGCTTAATCACCTGCAATCCTGTTAGCCAATGGCTTTCTCCCACATTCATGACCACACTCTGGCTGAGGGAGCACCAATAGGAGGAGAGGCACATCTTTCACTGATGTTAATGATTGGCTTCTGGCAGCCGTGGTGATTAATATGGCTGCTGTTCTGAAACCTCCACCTCCCACATACGTCTCTTTCTGACTGATTTAAGTTTGTTATCAAACACGTACAGAGTTATCTGCACAAAGGGAAGCTTGTGGTTTCACAGAGACAAGTGCGTGATTCAAAAATCACCACGGTTACGCGCCCAAGTGATTCATTTGCAGATAAATCACTGATAAAGAAAAGCCGGTTGCTGGTTTCCTTTTCCGATTTAAAGCATAGTTTGCGTCAGCGAGTGAACGTTTCTCATTCCCCGTTCCGCGTTTTCGTCCGTCAGGTATCCTTCAAGTCGACGCGCCACGTGAGCTTTCACATGGACGAGGAGGAGATCGTGCGGATCAACCCCCGCAAGGACGTCCTCATCCGAGGGTACGAGGACTACCGGCACCCCGTCATGTGGAAGCAGGACCCGGAGCGCGAGGAGGTGGACTTCACGGCCCCCTTCTCCAAGCTGGACTCCAAGAAGTGCGAGTACCTGTACCCCGAGGGCCCCGAGGGCCACGCCGGCAAGGACTCCATCAAGACCCAGCCGTCGCCGCTGCTCAAGGGCAAGAAgtcgcggcggcggcgggaggacGGCGAGCGCTCCCGCTGCATCTACTGCCGCGAGATGTTCAACCACGAGGACAACCGGCGGGGCCAGTGCCAGGACGCGCCCGACCCCATCAAGCAGTGCATCTACAAAGTCAGCTGCATGCTGTGCGCCGAGAGCATGCTCTACCACTGCATGTCCGACTCGGAGGGCGACTTCTCGGACCCGTGCTCCTGCGACACCGGCGACGAGCAGTTCTGCCTGCGCTGGCTGGCGCTGGTGGCGCTGTCCTTCATCGCGCCCTGCATGTGCTGCTACCTGCCGCTGCGCGCCTGCCACCACTGCGGCGAGGCCTGCCGCTGCTGCGGCGGCAAGCACAAGGCGAACGGCTGAGACGCGGGCGGCGGGCCGGCGCCGCGCCGACGGCTTCCTCTTTTTCCTCACCCGCCGCCCACCCAGGC carries:
- the spred1 gene encoding sprouty-related, EVH1 domain-containing protein 1, with the protein product MSEESTNPNNDDSYARVRAVVMTRDDSSGGWLPLGGGGLSCVTVYKVSRQDDGGCPDFLIQGERLKDKSVVLECVLKKDLVYNKVNPIFHHWRINDKKFGLTFQSPADARAFDRGIRRAIEDISQGCPSYSEPEVAEDGLQVNPEPPSICTAMKEPFSPPSGVVSSEPCRGCYVRAQPFDEFPTANRRYVPPQVSFKSTRHVSFHMDEEEIVRINPRKDVLIRGYEDYRHPVMWKQDPEREEVDFTAPFSKLDSKKCEYLYPEGPEGHAGKDSIKTQPSPLLKGKKSRRRREDGERSRCIYCREMFNHEDNRRGQCQDAPDPIKQCIYKVSCMLCAESMLYHCMSDSEGDFSDPCSCDTGDEQFCLRWLALVALSFIAPCMCCYLPLRACHHCGEACRCCGGKHKANG